Within Kutzneria chonburiensis, the genomic segment GCGAGTCGCCGGGCACGTCGACGCCCTGCCACAGGGACAGCGTGCCGAACAGGCAGCAGCGCACGTCCTCGGCGAACTTCTTGACCAGCTGGGCGGTCGAGTCCTCGCCCTGGCACAGCACCGGATACTCGATACGGGACCGGATGGCCTCGGTGGCCTGCTTGGCCGCGCGCATCGAGGAGAACAGGCCGAGCGTCCGCCCGCCGGCCGCGTTGACCAGGTCGACGAGCTCGTCCACATAGGCCGGCGGCAGGCCGTCCCGTCCGGGCGTGGGCAGATGCCTTGCCAGGTAAAGGATTCCGCTGCGGCCGTGCTCGAACGGGGAGCCGACGTCCATGCCGCTCCAGCGCGGGCTGCCCAGGTCGGACGGCGCTTCCTTCTCGGTCGCGGTGGCGTCGATCACCGGAACCTGGCTGCTGGCCGGCAATCCCCACTGCCGGGCCAGCGCGTCGAAGGTGCCGCCGAGGGTGAGCGTGGCCGAGGTGAGCACCGTGGTCCGCGGCGCGAACAGCCGCTCCCGGAGCAGGCCGCCGACGCCCAGCGGCGCCACCTTCACGGTCGGCGGCTTGCTGTCGTCACGGAAATCGCCGGCCAGCCACACCACGTCCCGCCGGTGGGCCTCGTCCTCGTCGAACGCCTCCAGCAGCCGCACCGCGGTGTCGTGGATCTCGTCGAGCAGGGCCAGGGCCAGCTTGCGGCCGACCGCGCCCTCGGGATCCTCCTTGCGCTCCGGGCCGAGCGCGGTGATGCAGCGATGCGACGAGTCCCGTACCGCGGCCAGGGCTCCGGCCAGCGCTTTCGGCATCGCGTCGAGCCGGCCGACCGGCATCTCCGACAGCACGATCTCCAGGCCCTCGCCGGCCTCGGACAGCTGGTCGGCGACGTCGTCCTCGATCTGCCGCCCGCAGCGGCGCACGGCGATGGCCAGCGCCGCCGTGGACAGCTCGGCCGTGGCCACCGACGTCACCCGGTCGACCAGGTCGTGCGCCTCGTCCACGATCACCAGATCGTGCTCCGGCAACACCTTGTAGCCCTCGAGCGCGTCGATCGCCAGCAGCGCGTGGTTGGTCACCACCACATCGGCCCGGCCGGCCTCGGCCTTGGCCCGCTCGGCGAAGCAGTCGACGCCGACCGGGCACTTGGACACGCCGAGGCATTCCTTGGCACTGACCGAAAGCTGCCGCCAGGCCTGGTCGCTCACGCCCGGCACCAGCTCATCGCGGTCGCCCGTCTCGGTGTCCGACGACCACTCGTGCAGCCGGGCCACGTCCCGGCCCAGCCGAGAGATCGCGAACGGGTCGAACAGGCCTTCGTCCTCCGGTTCGTCCGGCGCTCCCGAGTGCACCCGGTGCATGCACAGGTAGTTGCGGCGGCCCTTGAGGATCGCGAACGTGGGCTCCCGCCCCAGCGCCTTCTTCAGCGCCCCTGCCAGCCTCGGCAGGTCGCGGTCCACCAGCTGCCGTTGCAACGCGATCGTGGCCGTCGACACCACCACCGTCGCGTCTTCCGCCACCGCGTGCCGCACCGCCGGCACGAGGTAGCCCAACGACTTTCCGGTGCCCGTGCCCGCCTGCACCGCCAGGTGCTCGCCCGTCCGGATCGCCCGCTCGACGGCCAGCGCCATCTCCACCTGCCCGGGCCGCTGCTTGCCGCCGAGGGCTTCCACGGCTTCGGCGAGCAGGTCTTCGACTGAGGGCAGTTCCGGCACGGACAGAACGTTACCCGCAACCCCCGACAGGCTTATGCAGCGCCGAGCGCGTCGGCCACCGCATCCCGCACCGCCGCCTCCGACGGCGTCGAAACTCCCTGCTCCGCAGCCAATTCAGACAGCGAGCACATTGTCACGCCGGGCAGCGCGCAGGCCGTGAAGTCGCGGTACACCGACATGTCCGGGTCCACGTTGACGGCGAACCCGTGGCTGGTCACCCCGCGCCGGATCCGCATGCCGATCGACACCAGCTTGCGGTGGTCCGGCGTCCACACCCCGACCAGGCTGCCCTCGCCGGCCGGCGTGTCCCGGCGGATGGTCGCGAACCCCAACGCCGCCAGCGCCTCGATCAGCCCGTTCTCCACCCACCGCACGATGTCCACCGGCCCGCGCCGACGCACGTCGACCACCAGATACCCGACCAGCTGCCCCGGCCCGTGATACGTGGCGTACCCGCCACGGTCCACCTCAACCAGCTGCATCCCGGTCGGCAGATCCGCCGGATCGGTCCGCGGGCTGTACGTCACCACGGGCGGGTGGCTGAGCAGGAAGAGCCGGTCCTCGGCCCGCCCTTCCTGCCGCTCGGCCACCCACCCGCGCATGTCCGCGGCCGCCCGCTCGTAGTCGACGACCCCGAGATCGACGCGCTGCACGGTCACCGCCTTCAGAGCTTGATGACTTCGAGACCCGGCGTGCCGTCGTAGTCGTCGTCCTGTGTGACCACCGGCAGCCCATGGGCGATCGCGGTGGCCGCGATCCACGAGTCGTTCACGGGCATTCGCCGCCCGGCAGCCCGCAAATCACTTCTCAGCTCAGCCCACGCGACGGCCACCTGATCGTCGACGGGGATCGGCTCGGTCTCCAATGCCTTGGTGAGCGTGCGAAGCCGAGCGGCGCGACTCCGCTCGTCACCGGCGGTGAGCACACCGGCTCGGAGCTCGCCGATGGTGATCGTAGATACCTGATACCGCTGGGGAATGTCGGCTCGCAGCGGCCGACCCGTTTCAACGGCTATGAAGAAGGAGGTGTCCGCAAGGACCGTGCGGGGACTCACTGCCGAGCTGCCTTCTCCCAAGGATCGTCGAGGTCGTCAGTCGTCTCCGGCAGCATCTCGCGCAACTCGTCATACAGTCCGGCGTCGGCGCGGTTCGCCACGATCTCCGAAAGAGTGAGATACGGCCGCCGACGCGGTAACGGGACAAGCCGAGCCACGGGGCGGCCGCTGACGGTGACGGTCAGCTCCTCGCCGGCCTCGACGCGGTGCAGCACCTCACTGGTGTGGTTCCGCAGTTCGCGCAGCGCGATCTCGTCCATGAAACAAGCGTAGCACTGTTGCTACGGGTGTGGTCAGGGCTGCTGGAAGCGGCGGACCAGGGCCCAGGTGCCGGGGAGCAGGCCGGCGGCCAGGGCGATCTTGAGGGCGTCGCCGAGCAGGAACGGCACGACGCCGGCGACGAGGGCGGCGCGGAGGTCCATGCCGGTGGCGACCATGAGCCACGGCACGCCGAAGGCGTAGACGACGAGGTTGCCGAGCGCCATGGTGCCGGCGGTGCGCAACGGGGTGCGGTCGCCGCCGACGCGGGCCAGCGCGCCGACGAGGGCGCTGGCGGCGATGAAGCCGACGAGGTAACCGCCGGTGACGGCGGCCCAGCCGGACGCCCCGCCGGTGAACCACGGCACGCCGGCGAGACCGGCGACGAAGTACAGGGCCAGCGACAGGGCGCCGCGCTGCCAGCCGAGGGCTGCCCCGACGAGCAGGGCGGCGAAGGTCTGGCCGGTGACCGGTACCGGGCTGCCCGGGATGGGCACGGCGATCTGCGCGGCCAACCCGGTCAGCACGGCGCCGGACACCACCAGCGCGACGTTCTTGGCCAGCGCGCCGGGAATGACGTCGGCCAGCACGGCACGCCGTCCGGTCAGGGCGAGCACGGACATCAGGTCCCCTCCTCACAAGTCGACGGAAGTGACCCTAATCGCCGAAACGCGGGGGACAGTTGGGACTTTTCTCACGCGGCCCGGGCTTGGTGGTAGACGAAGGTGTCCCGGGTGAGGCCGGCGTGCCACGCGGCGGACAGGGGGACGCCGCGCCACGGCCGGCCCTCGGGCCCGGCGATCGAGTCGAGTGCGGACAGCCGGATGAACTGTCCGTTGCCGCACAAGGGTTTGCTGTCGTTGCGACGGGTGCTGAGCCAACCGAGCCAGCCCCGCCGCGGGGTGCTGGACCGCACGTCGACCTGCACGGAGCCCATGCGCGGATCATCGAAGTGGGCGGCGGTCAGCTCGAGGCAGTTCCACAGTGGACGGCTGTCGGCGTCGAGCACCACGACCACGGCGCGCGACGGCGCGGCATGCCGGCCCTGCCACGTCTTCAGGGCCCGGTAAGCGGCGTTGAGGGCGTCCTCCTTCCCGGTCCGTGCCTGCGGCCGGTAGCGCTGCACGAGGTGGATGTGCCGACCCTCGACACGGCGAAGGTTCCGCACCACGGTGGCGGTGCGGTCGTCGGAGCCGTCGTCGACGACCCAGACGTGCGCGGCCCGGAAACGCTGCCGCAGGTACGTCATGGTCGCCCCGATGACGGCCTGCTCGTCCCGGCACGGCACGAAGAAGTGCCACTCCAGCTTGGTCGGATCGCCCATGGTCACGGCCTTTCCCGGCGTACGGTCAACCAGCAGAACAACACCACCGCCGCCACGCCGCCGCCCACGTCGGCCGAGGGGCCCAGCAAAACTGTGAGCTGGTCGAACGCCACCAACGTCACGGTGGTGCATCCCAGCGCCACCAACGTCTTGCCGGTGATGCGGGGGATCAGCGCGACCAGCACCGAGCTGAGCAGCAGCAGCGGCACCAGCATCTGGGCCGAGGAGCCCAGCTGTCCTATGTGGACGGATGGGCTGGCCAGCCGGGCCACGGCCAGCTCGACGCCCTGGTAGGGGCGATGGGCGAGCACCAGTCCGGCGGCCGCCGCGACCAGCAGCACCGCGACGGCACGGGCCGCGGGCGCCCGGCGGTGCGGGGTTGTCACAGCTGTCACGCGTGGTCCTTTCACGTTCGCATCGGTGCAGGTATCGGGACGGACTCCGTTCCGCTGAACGGCCGGATCGGGTGGCCAGGTGACGCTGGACCGGCTGATATCGGCACACTGCGTAACGACTGCTGGGCGAAACGGCTGAACGTTGTCCCTCGTGTGGGTCGCTGGGCTTTGCCTATTTCGGGTGAAGGTTGATAGTCCAAAGCCGCGGGTGATCACTGCACCCCGCGTCCCCGGAAGCCCCAGACCCTGTCGGGAGAAACCATGCCCACCCGGGACATGTGAGGAGCCGAACCATTGAGCACCGAAGTGCTGTTGCTGGCCGGGACCCGGCCGGAGGCACTCAAGGCCGCGCCGGTGGCCAAGGCGCTGGCCGGCCATCCCCTGCTGCGTCCGATGATCGTGCACAGCGGTCAGCACGTCGGCATGGTCGAGCAGGCGCTGTCCGCCTTCGACCTGCGCCCGGACGCGTTCGTGCCGCTGCGCCGCGAGATCGGCAGCCAGGCCGAGCTGGTCGCCGGCATGCTGCGCCGGCTGGACGAGCTGATCGTGCGCCGCCGCCCGGCGGCGGTGATGGTGCAGGGCGACACGTCCACCGCACTGGCCGGCGCGCTGGCCGGGTTCTGGCGTGGCGTGCCCGTCGCGCACCTGGGCGCCGGCCTGCGCACCGGCGACCTGACCGCGCCCTTCCCCGAGGAGGGCAACCGGCAGATGATCTCGCGCATCGCCGCGCTGCACCTCGCGCCGACCGAGGCCGCTGCCCGCACATTGCAGGCCGAGGCCGTGCCGAGCAAGCGCATCACCGTCACCGGCAACACCATTGTGGACGCGCTCGAGTACGTCGCGGCGGCGAAGCTGCCGCCGCGCAGCGAGACCCTGCTCGACCTGGAGGCGCGCGTCAGCGCCGACGGTGCCCGGATCGTGCTGGTCACCATGCACCGCCGCGAGTCGTGGGGTGACCCGCTCGACCGGGTGCTCGCCGCCGTACGGTCCATGGTGGACCGTCACCCTGACATTCACGTCCTGCTGCCGGCCCACCCGAATCCGGCGGTGCAGGCCCAGGTGTCCGGCGCGTTGCGGGGCCACGACCGGGTCTGGCTGAGTGAGCCGCTGGACTACCCGGACCTGATCCGCGTGCTGCGGCAGACCGCGCTGGTGGTGACCGATTCCGGCGGCCTACAGGAGGAGGCGCCGAGCTTCGGCGTGCCGGTGCTGGTGGTGCGGGACAACACCGACCGCACCGAGGCGGTCGACGCCGGCTACGCCTGGGTGGTCGGCACCGACGACACCCGCATCGTGGCCGAGGCGGACTGGCTGCTGGGCTCGCACCTGCGGCTGCCGGCCGGGCACAACCCGTTCGGTGACGGGCAGGCCGGCCATCGGGTGGTGGCCGCGCTCGACCGGCTGTTGGGCACCGGTGGAGTGGGCGCGTGCACCCCCGAATTGGTCGCGCTCCGGTGACCTGTCACTCGTCCGGGTGGCAGTCGCGCCATCGGGTTACATGACGGCGGGCGAGCGCAGATGATCGGACGCGAACGAAGCTCACTCCCGAAGGGACGACAATGT encodes:
- a CDS encoding ATP-dependent DNA helicase, giving the protein MPELPSVEDLLAEAVEALGGKQRPGQVEMALAVERAIRTGEHLAVQAGTGTGKSLGYLVPAVRHAVAEDATVVVSTATIALQRQLVDRDLPRLAGALKKALGREPTFAILKGRRNYLCMHRVHSGAPDEPEDEGLFDPFAISRLGRDVARLHEWSSDTETGDRDELVPGVSDQAWRQLSVSAKECLGVSKCPVGVDCFAERAKAEAGRADVVVTNHALLAIDALEGYKVLPEHDLVIVDEAHDLVDRVTSVATAELSTAALAIAVRRCGRQIEDDVADQLSEAGEGLEIVLSEMPVGRLDAMPKALAGALAAVRDSSHRCITALGPERKEDPEGAVGRKLALALLDEIHDTAVRLLEAFDEDEAHRRDVVWLAGDFRDDSKPPTVKVAPLGVGGLLRERLFAPRTTVLTSATLTLGGTFDALARQWGLPASSQVPVIDATATEKEAPSDLGSPRWSGMDVGSPFEHGRSGILYLARHLPTPGRDGLPPAYVDELVDLVNAAGGRTLGLFSSMRAAKQATEAIRSRIEYPVLCQGEDSTAQLVKKFAEDVRCCLFGTLSLWQGVDVPGDSLQLVVVDRIPFPRPDDPLASARQRAVEARGGNGFLTVAATHAALLLAQGAGRLLRSTNDKGVVAILDPRLATARYGGFLRASLPPFWTTHDPEVVRAALKRLDAAAN
- the lipB gene encoding lipoyl(octanoyl) transferase LipB, which produces MTVQRVDLGVVDYERAAADMRGWVAERQEGRAEDRLFLLSHPPVVTYSPRTDPADLPTGMQLVEVDRGGYATYHGPGQLVGYLVVDVRRRGPVDIVRWVENGLIEALAALGFATIRRDTPAGEGSLVGVWTPDHRKLVSIGMRIRRGVTSHGFAVNVDPDMSVYRDFTACALPGVTMCSLSELAAEQGVSTPSEAAVRDAVADALGAA
- a CDS encoding type II toxin-antitoxin system VapC family toxin → MSPRTVLADTSFFIAVETGRPLRADIPQRYQVSTITIGELRAGVLTAGDERSRAARLRTLTKALETEPIPVDDQVAVAWAELRSDLRAAGRRMPVNDSWIAATAIAHGLPVVTQDDDYDGTPGLEVIKL
- a CDS encoding type II toxin-antitoxin system Phd/YefM family antitoxin encodes the protein MDEIALRELRNHTSEVLHRVEAGEELTVTVSGRPVARLVPLPRRRPYLTLSEIVANRADAGLYDELREMLPETTDDLDDPWEKAARQ
- a CDS encoding biotin transporter BioY; this encodes MSVLALTGRRAVLADVIPGALAKNVALVVSGAVLTGLAAQIAVPIPGSPVPVTGQTFAALLVGAALGWQRGALSLALYFVAGLAGVPWFTGGASGWAAVTGGYLVGFIAASALVGALARVGGDRTPLRTAGTMALGNLVVYAFGVPWLMVATGMDLRAALVAGVVPFLLGDALKIALAAGLLPGTWALVRRFQQP
- a CDS encoding glycosyltransferase; this translates as MGDPTKLEWHFFVPCRDEQAVIGATMTYLRQRFRAAHVWVVDDGSDDRTATVVRNLRRVEGRHIHLVQRYRPQARTGKEDALNAAYRALKTWQGRHAAPSRAVVVVLDADSRPLWNCLELTAAHFDDPRMGSVQVDVRSSTPRRGWLGWLSTRRNDSKPLCGNGQFIRLSALDSIAGPEGRPWRGVPLSAAWHAGLTRDTFVYHQARAA
- the wecB gene encoding non-hydrolyzing UDP-N-acetylglucosamine 2-epimerase, translated to MSTEVLLLAGTRPEALKAAPVAKALAGHPLLRPMIVHSGQHVGMVEQALSAFDLRPDAFVPLRREIGSQAELVAGMLRRLDELIVRRRPAAVMVQGDTSTALAGALAGFWRGVPVAHLGAGLRTGDLTAPFPEEGNRQMISRIAALHLAPTEAAARTLQAEAVPSKRITVTGNTIVDALEYVAAAKLPPRSETLLDLEARVSADGARIVLVTMHRRESWGDPLDRVLAAVRSMVDRHPDIHVLLPAHPNPAVQAQVSGALRGHDRVWLSEPLDYPDLIRVLRQTALVVTDSGGLQEEAPSFGVPVLVVRDNTDRTEAVDAGYAWVVGTDDTRIVAEADWLLGSHLRLPAGHNPFGDGQAGHRVVAALDRLLGTGGVGACTPELVALR